The following is a genomic window from Prevotella sp. E13-17.
TTTTAGGAGATATCGAGCGCGTAATCTATGGATATGTTGTGCTCTACGTCACGTCTTTCTGTATAGACCAGGTAGTGAACTCCATGCGTCGGTCCGTTCAGTTCTTCATCATCAGCGACAAGTATGAAGAGATTGGCAAGCGCATCAACCGCGAGCCTCATCGAGGCTGTACCGTTGTTGATGCCCACGGTTTTTATTCTGGCAAAGAGGTCAAGATGCTCTTCGTGCTGGCCAAGCGCCGCCAGAGCGATGTCATCTTCCGCATCATCAACGAGATAGACCCCAATGCTTTTGTTTCACAAAGTGCCGTTATTGGCGTTTACGGAGAAGGGTTCGATCGCTTCAAGGTGCGCAACAAAACCCCTAAGAAAATAGAATAGCCCGTCACTTATTCTTTATAAAGACACACTTTACCTTCGCGCAGCGAGGCTGGCACGTCTATCAGACGTTGGTTGCGAGAGCCGCGAAAGTGAAGTGTTTCGTCGCGTTGTGACTTCACAAATGGTCCATCCACCAGCACATCAATCTTTTCCAAGAGTGCTTTCTGGCGCGGATTGCTCACCAGCGATTCGTATGTAAAACCCGTATAGCACCATATATCCTTGTCTGTACGTGTCTTGATAGCCTGTGCCAACTCAGCAAAGCCCTCGGGTTGATACATCGGGTCACCGCCTGAAAAGGTCACATTGGCATAGGGGTCATCCTCAATGACACTCATAATCTCATCTGTAGTCATGGCCTGTCCCCCCTCGAAATCCCATGACTGTGGGTTATGGCAACCAGCACATTGATGCCTGCATCCAGCACAATAAATGGAGGTCCGGAACCCCGGACCATCCACCATTGTATCTTCTATAATCCTTAATACGCTAATCATGAAAACAGTTTCTGTTCACCATCATCTATATGTGTCACACGGTCATTGAGCTCTGCCAGCTTACCGCTGTTCCATCTGTCGGTTGTTCCCACCAGATAGCCTGTGATACGCTGCAGGCGGTCGATATTTGTTGAACCACACTTCGGACAGACCTTCAGATTGTTCTGCGCGTTCTCATAGCCGCAATCCATACAGCGGTTTCTGTTGTGGTTCACCGAACCATAACCCATATTCAGACGGTCCATCATGTCAACCACGCTCATAATCACCTGTGGGTTGTGCGTAGCGTCACCATCAATCTCCACATAGAAGATGTGTCCACCACGGGTCAGGTCATGATAGGGAGCCTCCACCTCTGCCTTATGACGTGCCGAGCACTTGTAGTACACAGGCACATGGTTTGAATTAGTATAGTAATCACGGTCTGTAACACCAGGAATACTGCCGAAATCGCGACGGTCTTTCTTTGTAAAGCGTCCTGCAAGCCCTTCTGCAGGTGTTGCCAAGACAGAATAGTTGTGATGATATTGATCGCAGAATCCGTTGACACGGTCACGCATATAGGTCACAATCTTCAGACCCAGTTCCTGTGCTTCTTCACTCTCGCCATGATGTTTTCCGATCAAGGCCACCAGACACTCTGCCAGTCCGATAAAACCTATACCCAGCGTTCCTTGGTTGATGACGCTCTCCACTGTTTCATTTGGTCCCAGTTTGTCAGCACCAATCCACAGGCTCTTCATCAGCAAGGGGAACTGTCGGGTGAAAGCCGTCTTCTGGAACTGGAAGCGGTCATCCAGTTGCTTAGCCGTGATTTCCAACAGATCATCAAGCTTTGCAAAGAACTGTCCGATACGTTGCTCTTTGTCTTCAATGTCGCGACATTCCAAAGCCAGTCGCACAATGTTCATTGTCGAGAACGAGATATTGCCTCTTCCCACACTGGTCTTTGGTCCGAAACGATTCTCAAACACACGAGTACGGCATCCCATTGTTGCCACCTCATGCAGATAGCGCTCAGGATCGTCAGCATGCCACTCCTCTGACTGGTTAAACGTAGCATCAAGATTCAAGAAGTTAGGAAAGAAACGACGGGCTGTCACCTTACATGCCAGCTGGTAAAGATCAAAGTTACGATCCTCTGGCAGATAGTTCACTCCCCGTTTCTTCTTCCATATCTGAATGGGGAAGATGGCCGTCTCGCCACCGCCGACACCCTCGTAGGTCGAAAGCAACAGTTCACGCATCACGCATCGTCCTTCTGCCGATGTGTCTGTGCCATAGTTAATCGACGAGAACACCACCTGGTTTCCACCACGCGAGTGGATGGTATTCATATTGTGGATAAAGGCTTCCATAGCCTGATGCACACGTCCCACAGTCTTGTTGATGGCATGTTGGCGCACGCGATCCAGCCCCTTCATGCCGTCCAGAGGTTGCTTCACATAATCGATCAGCGGCTCATGATAGAGAGAAGAGTAGTCTTCACCATTCAAGTCCTCCAGATATTTCAGTTCTTCAATATACGACAGTCGGACGAAAGGAGCCAGATAGAAGTCGAAAGCAGGGATTGCCTGTCCGCCATGCATCTCGTTCTGAGCACACTCCAGCGAGATACATGCCAGCACCGAAGCCGTCTCAATACGCTTGGCTGGGCGCGATGCGCCATGACCCGCAATGAACCCGCAGTTCAAGATATGATTCAAAGGATGCTGAACACAAGTGAACGACTTGGTGGGATAATAGTCTTTGTCGTGGATATGCAGATAGTTGTGTGCCACAGCATCACGGCTCTCTGCCGACAACAGATAGTCATCGACAAAGGGTTTGGTGGTCTCCGAAGCAAACTTCATCATCATGCCGGCAGGCGTATCAGCATTCATGTTAGCGTTCTCGCGCGTGATATCATTATTTTTAATGTTCACAATGTCGAGGAACACATCGCGTGTCTTTGCTTTGCGGGCAATAGAGCGCTGGTTACGATAGGCTATATACTTCTGAGCCACGTCCTTACGACTTGACTTCATCAGCTCCAGCTCCACCATATCCTGGATTTGCTCCACCGTCATCTGTGTCTCGCCGCGCTGAGCCACATGATCTGTTATCTGATTTAGCAGTTTATCATCCTCACCCTTGTCGGTTGTCATCATAGCCTTGCGGATGGCTGCAATGATTTTCTGCTCGTTAAACCCGACGATTCTTCCGTCGCGCTTTACAACTGTCTGTATCATAATGTCTTCGAAAAAGTGCTTTATGGATATTAAAAAATTCTCTGCAAAGATAACAAATTCTTTCTATAATCCGTCCTTTGCAGAGAACTAATTTCTAGTTAAAAAATGTTTTAGTCATCAATATTCAAAAGACGAGCCACCCAAGAACTCGCGCAATAGCGATGTTGGCGGAATCTGATCCTCTGGTATGGGCTTAATATATTTCAGCAACTGACGCAACCTGTAGGCCTCCGAGTATTCCCGACTGTTCTCGGGCACCTGTTCCAGCAGCGGTTCTGCCTGGCTTTTGATGACTGCCAGCTCGAAGAGCATGGCCGAGTTAAACATTTGATCAGCATGTTCCTGGAATGGGAATATCCATTTATTCTCGCCCCTGCGCACTGACGGCCATCGACGGATCGTCTCCTGTGCCGAGACACCTCTGTACTTATAATCGCGCACGATGCGACGCAACAGTCGGTTATCAGTGGTGGCTATGTAGTTATGGCTGTCCAGCAGCAGTGTGGTCAGTGCCGAAGCATACACTCGATAAATCTGTTCCTGTGGCACGTCTTCAGTCAGTTCTGGGTTGAGAGCATGAATACCTTCCATCACCAGCACCTGATCTTCTTCCAACCGAAGTTTGCGTCCACTCTTCACACTCTTGCCTGTTGGAAAGTCATAGCGTGGCAGTTCCACCTCTTCTCCTCTGAAGAGCGCATTCATCTGCTCATTCAGCAAAGGCAGATTCAGTGCGTGAAGGTTTTCGAAGTCATAGTCGCCAGTCTCGTCTCTCGGAGTCTTCTCGCGGTCCAGGAAGTAGTCGTCCAGCGACAGCGGCACTGGTTTGATGCCGTTCGTAATCAACTGCACCGACAGTCGTTTGCACGTCGTGGTCTTGCCGCTCGACGACGGTCCGGCAATCAAGACCAGTCGCACACCTTTCCTGTTGGCAATATCGTCTGCTATCCGCGCTATCTTCTTTTCCTGCAGAGCCTCGCCCACCTGAATCAGCAGGTTTCCATAACCATTCTGGATAGCCTCGTTCAAGTCGCCCACGGTTCTCATCCCCATCAGTTGCTGCCAACGATGACTCTCCTTGAAGATGCCAAACATCTTATCTTGCATCACCAGTTCACCCAGTTCGCTGGGATGCTGGGGCTGCGGTATGCGCAGCAACAGACCGTCGTAGTATTTCTCTACGCCAAAGAGATAAAGGTTAGCTGTCGTGGTGAGCAGCGAACCGTAGTAGTAATCGTAGTAGCCGTCAATATCATACAGGGTTGTAAAGAGCTCACCACGGCTCTTCAGCAGTTTCACTTTCGAAACGGAGCCCAACTCTGAAAACAGTCGGATGGCCTCCTCGGTGCTGGTCTCATGGCGGTGAATAGGATAGCCTGCATCCACAATCTCCTGCATGCGACGGCGTATCTTGCCGGCATCCTCAACCGTGACAGGGCGCCCCAGGTCCAGATCCACATAGTAACCATTCGACACGGGTATGTCTATGCTCACCCTACACGGGTTGTAAAGGTCGTGACAGGCCTTGCATAATACAAAAAACAAGGTACGCGTATAGGTGCGTAGAGCCGTCTGCGAGTACATATCCAAGAACTCCACCTCCTTGGGTTTATACACCCGGAAGTGGATACCTTCTATTTTATTATTAACACGTGCACACACAGGGCCATACTCCATCTTCAGCTCCGACTTTTTAAAGATATCCTGCAGGTTGCACCCCATTGGCACTTCCAGCATCTTACCTATATTCTTACAGAACACTTTAATCTTTTTCTCCATAACTTTCTCGTTTTGATTTGCAGCGAAAAATACGCTTCAAAATTACAAAAAAATAATCATATTACAGCATAATTAAAATTTATTTATTAAATTTGTCGCCAAATTCATAATCAAAAAAAGAATTTCTACGTTTATGGTTACACTATTCACTATGCTCGGCTCACTGGCACTTCTCATGTTTGGTATGAAGTCCATGAGTGAAGCCTTGCAGAAGATGGCTGGCCCTCAGTTGCGTCACGCACTGGGAGCTATGACTTCCAATCGCTTTACAGGCCTGCTTACAGGTTCTATTGTCACCGCCTCCGTACAGTCATCAACAGCCACCACAGTGATGACTGTATCGTTTGTTAATGCTGGTCTTCTAACACTGGCGCAAGCCATCTCAGTTATCATGGGTGCAAACATCGGCACTACATTCACCGCATGGATTATGGCACTGGGATCCTCGTTCGATATCAGCATTGTCAGCTACATCGGCTTTTTCCTGGGCATCATCATGATCTACATGAAGAAGCACCGCTACGTCGGCGACTTCCTCTTTGGCTTGGGCTTATTACTCTTGGGGCTCACCACGCTGCGTCTCACAGGTCAGGCCATGGACTTGGGGCACAACCCCGACGTGCTGAAATTCTTCGAGTCATTCCCCACCGATTCCTACCTCACCATCTTGGTATTCTTGCTCTTAGGTGGTGTGCTGACCTTCTGCGTGCAGTCGTCAGCAGCCGTCATGGCCATCACCATGTTGCTCTGTGGCAGTGGCGCCATGCCTATCTACATGGGTATTGCCCTGGTGCTTGGCGAGAATATCGGCACCACCATCACTTCGAACCTGGCAGCTCTCTCGGCCAACACACAAGCGCGTCGTGCTGCCTTGGCACACATGTTCTTCAACGTGTTTGGCGTCATCTGGATACTCACCGTGTTCTATTGGTTCGTTGATGGCATTGTCTGGGCTGTAGATTATGTTGGCACCAATGCCTTGCATCAGGACATGGCCAACATGTCAACCGACAAGAAGCTCACCTTCACACTGGCTGCTTTCCACTCGGGCTTCAACATCATCAATGCCAGCATCCTCATTTGGTTCATCCCGCAAATTGAGAAGTTCGTTTGCTGGGTCATCAAGCCTAAGAAAGTGGACGAGGAAGAGGACTTCCGCCTGCACTTCATTACCGCTGGTTTCATGAAGACTCCCGAGCTCTCCGTGCTCGAAGCACAGAAAGAGATTCGGGCCTTTGGCCAGCGCATGCAGCGCATGTTCAGCATGGTGCAAGACCTGCTCAACATGTCGTC
Proteins encoded in this region:
- a CDS encoding Na/Pi cotransporter family protein, with product MVTLFTMLGSLALLMFGMKSMSEALQKMAGPQLRHALGAMTSNRFTGLLTGSIVTASVQSSTATTVMTVSFVNAGLLTLAQAISVIMGANIGTTFTAWIMALGSSFDISIVSYIGFFLGIIMIYMKKHRYVGDFLFGLGLLLLGLTTLRLTGQAMDLGHNPDVLKFFESFPTDSYLTILVFLLLGGVLTFCVQSSAAVMAITMLLCGSGAMPIYMGIALVLGENIGTTITSNLAALSANTQARRAALAHMFFNVFGVIWILTVFYWFVDGIVWAVDYVGTNALHQDMANMSTDKKLTFTLAAFHSGFNIINASILIWFIPQIEKFVCWVIKPKKVDEEEDFRLHFITAGFMKTPELSVLEAQKEIRAFGQRMQRMFSMVQDLLNMSSSTTNKNKKDNESEFNKLFTRIEKYESISDNMELEIAKYLESVSDAHLSDETKAKIRAMLREVSELESIGDSCFNMARTINRKFSDKKDHFIENQYNHLHQMMGLTDQALTQMNQLMSGRKESYDVNRTFNIENEINNYRNQLKAQNIIDVNNHAYTYAEGTIYIDLINECEKLGDYVVNVVEARMGLR
- the nrdG gene encoding anaerobic ribonucleoside-triphosphate reductase activating protein, whose protein sequence is MISVLRIIEDTMVDGPGFRTSIYCAGCRHQCAGCHNPQSWDFEGGQAMTTDEIMSVIEDDPYANVTFSGGDPMYQPEGFAELAQAIKTRTDKDIWCYTGFTYESLVSNPRQKALLEKIDVLVDGPFVKSQRDETLHFRGSRNQRLIDVPASLREGKVCLYKE
- a CDS encoding nucleoside kinase; protein product: MEKKIKVFCKNIGKMLEVPMGCNLQDIFKKSELKMEYGPVCARVNNKIEGIHFRVYKPKEVEFLDMYSQTALRTYTRTLFFVLCKACHDLYNPCRVSIDIPVSNGYYVDLDLGRPVTVEDAGKIRRRMQEIVDAGYPIHRHETSTEEAIRLFSELGSVSKVKLLKSRGELFTTLYDIDGYYDYYYGSLLTTTANLYLFGVEKYYDGLLLRIPQPQHPSELGELVMQDKMFGIFKESHRWQQLMGMRTVGDLNEAIQNGYGNLLIQVGEALQEKKIARIADDIANRKGVRLVLIAGPSSSGKTTTCKRLSVQLITNGIKPVPLSLDDYFLDREKTPRDETGDYDFENLHALNLPLLNEQMNALFRGEEVELPRYDFPTGKSVKSGRKLRLEEDQVLVMEGIHALNPELTEDVPQEQIYRVYASALTTLLLDSHNYIATTDNRLLRRIVRDYKYRGVSAQETIRRWPSVRRGENKWIFPFQEHADQMFNSAMLFELAVIKSQAEPLLEQVPENSREYSEAYRLRQLLKYIKPIPEDQIPPTSLLREFLGGSSFEY
- a CDS encoding anaerobic ribonucleoside triphosphate reductase; this translates as MIQTVVKRDGRIVGFNEQKIIAAIRKAMMTTDKGEDDKLLNQITDHVAQRGETQMTVEQIQDMVELELMKSSRKDVAQKYIAYRNQRSIARKAKTRDVFLDIVNIKNNDITRENANMNADTPAGMMMKFASETTKPFVDDYLLSAESRDAVAHNYLHIHDKDYYPTKSFTCVQHPLNHILNCGFIAGHGASRPAKRIETASVLACISLECAQNEMHGGQAIPAFDFYLAPFVRLSYIEELKYLEDLNGEDYSSLYHEPLIDYVKQPLDGMKGLDRVRQHAINKTVGRVHQAMEAFIHNMNTIHSRGGNQVVFSSINYGTDTSAEGRCVMRELLLSTYEGVGGGETAIFPIQIWKKKRGVNYLPEDRNFDLYQLACKVTARRFFPNFLNLDATFNQSEEWHADDPERYLHEVATMGCRTRVFENRFGPKTSVGRGNISFSTMNIVRLALECRDIEDKEQRIGQFFAKLDDLLEITAKQLDDRFQFQKTAFTRQFPLLMKSLWIGADKLGPNETVESVINQGTLGIGFIGLAECLVALIGKHHGESEEAQELGLKIVTYMRDRVNGFCDQYHHNYSVLATPAEGLAGRFTKKDRRDFGSIPGVTDRDYYTNSNHVPVYYKCSARHKAEVEAPYHDLTRGGHIFYVEIDGDATHNPQVIMSVVDMMDRLNMGYGSVNHNRNRCMDCGYENAQNNLKVCPKCGSTNIDRLQRITGYLVGTTDRWNSGKLAELNDRVTHIDDGEQKLFS